A genomic stretch from Ureibacillus composti includes:
- a CDS encoding tripartite tricarboxylate transporter substrate binding protein codes for MKKLLLLCFALTLSVILAACSGDTKTEGTKAVDGEASSTGYPDTNITIVAPSGAGGGWDLTARAISKVMSETDLIDKPITVENRPGGGGAVFMAEYATKEVDNDYMLMAKSPPILINNLKAEGNSPYGYKDTTPLAQLTRDYGAIVVKADSPYNSLTELLDAIKADPKSITMAGGSAPGSMDHLVGILPAYKYGIDPKIVKYVSYDGGGEAIAALLGSNADVIATDASSIGEYVKSGDVKVLAVSSTERLSGVLAEVPTFQELGIDAEFTIWRGLFGPKEMSEEAVEYWSTKLGEMVETDEWKAELERSGWQAEYRNAQEFTEFLGEQENVIGELLEALEMHK; via the coding sequence ATGAAGAAATTATTATTACTTTGTTTCGCGCTTACATTGTCTGTAATTCTAGCAGCATGTAGTGGAGACACAAAAACAGAGGGGACAAAGGCAGTAGATGGAGAAGCAAGTTCTACTGGTTACCCAGATACAAACATTACAATAGTTGCGCCATCAGGAGCAGGTGGTGGATGGGATTTAACAGCCCGTGCAATTTCAAAAGTTATGTCAGAAACTGATTTAATTGATAAACCGATTACGGTAGAAAACAGACCTGGTGGTGGTGGTGCTGTTTTTATGGCGGAATACGCAACTAAAGAAGTTGACAATGATTATATGTTAATGGCAAAGTCACCGCCAATTCTTATTAATAATTTAAAAGCAGAAGGAAATAGTCCTTACGGTTACAAAGATACAACACCTCTTGCTCAATTAACACGAGATTACGGTGCAATTGTTGTAAAAGCAGATTCACCTTATAACAGTCTAACTGAGTTATTAGATGCTATTAAAGCTGATCCAAAATCAATTACTATGGCTGGTGGTTCAGCACCAGGTTCAATGGATCATTTAGTTGGAATTTTACCAGCATATAAATATGGAATTGACCCAAAAATTGTAAAGTATGTTTCTTATGATGGCGGTGGTGAGGCAATTGCTGCTCTATTAGGTAGCAATGCTGATGTAATCGCAACTGATGCTTCATCGATTGGTGAATATGTAAAATCTGGTGATGTAAAAGTACTAGCAGTGAGTTCAACTGAACGACTTTCTGGCGTATTAGCAGAAGTTCCAACATTCCAAGAACTTGGTATTGATGCAGAGTTCACAATTTGGAGAGGTCTATTTGGACCAAAAGAAATGTCGGAAGAAGCTGTTGAATATTGGTCAACAAAGCTAGGTGAAATGGTAGAAACTGATGAATGGAAAGCAGAATTAGAACGAAGTGGATGGCAAGCGGAATATCGTAATGCACAAGAGTTTACGGAGT
- a CDS encoding response regulator — MNDTVEVLIVEDDKRIATIHQKFIEKINGFKNIGVANNAEEAFDWVDTVKPDLVLLDVFFPDKLGTDILDFIKRNSPETDIIFITAASETEILKKAFRGGVFDYLLKPVTFEKFKECLETYYTKRQLLEKNSRLEEHEINEIWSTTKDSSFGEVTPKGIDVITRSKIVEFLVKCPKGTTAEKLGKDMGLSRSTARRYLEHLVSEQKVYTDLIYGTVGRPERRYILVKD; from the coding sequence ATGAATGACACAGTTGAGGTACTCATCGTTGAAGATGATAAAAGAATTGCAACGATTCACCAAAAGTTTATTGAGAAAATTAATGGTTTTAAAAACATTGGAGTCGCGAATAATGCAGAAGAAGCATTTGATTGGGTAGACACTGTGAAGCCAGATTTAGTTCTATTAGATGTGTTTTTCCCAGACAAATTAGGGACGGATATTTTAGATTTTATTAAAAGAAATAGCCCGGAAACGGACATTATTTTTATTACTGCGGCTTCAGAAACTGAAATTTTGAAAAAGGCATTTCGTGGTGGTGTTTTTGATTACTTATTGAAACCAGTAACATTTGAAAAATTTAAAGAATGTTTGGAAACCTATTATACAAAAAGGCAGTTACTTGAAAAAAACTCGCGTCTTGAAGAACACGAAATTAACGAAATTTGGTCAACAACTAAGGATTCTAGTTTTGGTGAAGTTACACCAAAGGGGATTGATGTGATTACAAGAAGTAAGATAGTAGAGTTTTTAGTTAAATGCCCAAAAGGAACTACAGCAGAAAAGTTAGGAAAAGATATGGGATTAAGTAGATCAACAGCCCGCCGTTACTTGGAGCATTTAGTATCTGAACAAAAAGTATATACTGATTTAATTTACGGAACAGTTGGACGACCAGAAAGAAGATATATTTTAGTTAAAGATTAA
- a CDS encoding sensor histidine kinase — MRLHSIQSKLFFSNIVIILLISTATGLSFYFTLSNAIKDEIGLKALQIAKTTANRPDVIAGFYAENPAEVLQPIAEKIRIETDAEYVVIGNDEGIRYAHPVEERIGEKMVGNDNAGALEKGLSYISEAKGTLGEAIRGKTPVIGRDGTIIGVISVGFLKTDISAIFSKYSNNNLIMIILIVIIGSIFASILSSRLKKELLNYEPIEIAELLKQQNALIESVREAIIMVDEKGQITVINSAAYKALAIEETVQLIGKDIRQVIPNTQMFEVLSTGEKQLDRTMKLKGKDVLVNRIPLLSGEKVVGAVSSFRLQSEIDRLALELSQVKKYTEALRSQTHEYNNFLYTISGLIQLKNYDSALELIHSEREVQGSLIHFISERLQDPFISGILIGFFNRAKELKVKFILDEDSMLELLPIHIQKHLFVSIIGNLVTNAFEAVEHLPEDERIVRVLILDNGNVLLIEVEDSGNGIDREVRDRLFEKRISTKNSSHQHGFGLLKVKENLEELDGEIYTEEGDLGGALFIIEIPKGGNGYE, encoded by the coding sequence ATGAGATTACATTCCATTCAGTCAAAACTATTTTTCTCTAATATTGTGATTATCTTACTCATCTCAACTGCAACAGGGTTATCATTTTATTTCACATTATCCAATGCCATTAAAGATGAAATTGGGTTAAAGGCATTACAAATTGCAAAGACGACTGCTAATCGACCTGATGTTATAGCTGGTTTTTATGCTGAGAATCCAGCAGAGGTACTGCAACCAATTGCTGAAAAAATCCGAATTGAAACGGATGCAGAATATGTTGTAATCGGTAATGATGAGGGAATTCGATATGCCCATCCAGTCGAAGAGCGTATCGGTGAGAAAATGGTAGGTAATGATAATGCAGGAGCTTTAGAAAAGGGCTTATCTTATATTTCAGAAGCAAAGGGAACTCTCGGAGAAGCAATCAGAGGAAAAACTCCTGTAATCGGTAGAGATGGTACAATCATTGGAGTAATATCAGTAGGATTTTTAAAAACTGATATTAGCGCTATTTTCTCAAAGTATTCAAATAATAATTTAATAATGATTATCCTTATTGTGATCATTGGATCCATTTTTGCTTCTATTTTATCTTCAAGGTTAAAAAAAGAATTACTAAATTATGAGCCTATTGAAATTGCGGAACTGTTAAAACAACAAAATGCACTAATTGAATCTGTTCGAGAAGCTATAATTATGGTTGATGAAAAAGGGCAAATTACCGTGATAAATTCAGCAGCATATAAGGCATTAGCTATTGAAGAAACTGTTCAATTAATAGGAAAGGATATCCGCCAAGTTATCCCAAACACACAAATGTTTGAAGTTTTATCAACTGGAGAGAAACAGCTTGATCGTACGATGAAATTGAAAGGGAAAGACGTGCTAGTGAATCGAATCCCTTTATTAAGTGGAGAAAAGGTAGTTGGGGCTGTCTCGAGCTTTCGTCTGCAATCGGAAATTGACCGTTTAGCATTAGAACTTTCTCAAGTGAAAAAATATACTGAAGCACTTAGATCCCAAACACATGAATATAATAACTTTTTATATACAATCTCAGGGCTTATTCAATTAAAGAATTATGATTCAGCACTTGAATTAATACATAGTGAGCGGGAGGTACAGGGAAGTTTAATTCATTTTATATCTGAAAGATTACAGGATCCTTTTATTAGTGGTATATTAATAGGCTTTTTTAATAGAGCCAAAGAATTAAAGGTGAAATTTATTCTTGATGAAGATAGTATGCTAGAGCTCCTTCCGATACATATACAAAAGCATCTTTTTGTCTCGATCATTGGGAACTTAGTAACGAATGCTTTTGAAGCAGTCGAACATTTACCTGAGGATGAACGAATCGTTCGTGTCTTAATATTGGATAATGGCAATGTTTTATTAATAGAGGTAGAAGATAGTGGGAACGGCATTGACCGTGAAGTAAGAGATAGGCTTTTTGAAAAGAGAATTTCCACAAAAAATAGTAGTCATCAACATGGGTTTGGATTATTAAAAGTAAAAGAAAATCTAGAAGAGTTAGATGGCGAAATTTATACAGAAGAAGGGGATTTAGGAGGGGCATTATTTATAATTGAGATTCCTAAGGGGGGAAATGGTTATGAATGA